The window gattgaaactcgaagaagaagaagaagaagaaaaagacatattgcagaaattgtagataaattatagttACAGTTGGATTGACCAGAATTTGAACTAAATACACCTTCACCGCCGTTGACGGTTTCCGACGAGGAAACTCCTTTGTTCTCTACTTCTCCATTCTCTAtttcttatttttacttttgttttacgTTTTCTATTTCTAATCTGAGTTTCTTGATTTCGCACACTTTATACACACATTTGATACAGCAAAAATATGAAGTAGTTATAGTTGGATTGatcaaaatttgaaataaataaaagaaatttttataTTCCTATGCCACATATATTTCAAATTCTATGGAAATCTGATTTTACGGTAATATCTATAAAATTCATACATTtatctacaaataaactacacATCAGTGTTAGGATGTATAAAGCAATATTATTTTCATAAATATCTACAAAATTACTatatttatactacaattaaatTACAATCCGTTGACTACAAAATTTTTCTCTTCATCTACAAAAATTCTACAAATATACTACAAATCAGTTTAAGTATGTATAAAGCAGTATTATTTGTAAGGGTATCTACataattactacatttatactacaattaaactacaatctatGTTGAAAATCTACAAATTAtttacaaaatatctacaaactgggtacattgaattttaatgtCTCAATTCCCATTCAATTATAGCATAATTGGGAATTTTGATATAATTgcgttttttcagaagatttgtagaagttttagtcgttttttatttgtcaaaacagaaaataaagcatctacaatcagaatacaaataatctacaatttatctacaaaatatctacaatttatctacaatttctgcaatatgtcttcttcttcttcgagtttcaatttgaaattcagtcaaaaccaagtctaatcttcaccaaaacccctcaaaattgagatataaactccaaaacatattcccaattattttcaacaacatccaatccaaacaaataatgatttttgaaaacccaaatttgaattcaaagctttcaagctttttaatggttgtcaatggtagATTTGTAGCGATTTTGATTTAATGACGAACTGGGATTTTGATTTGTAGCGATTGTGAAAATATCGAAGAAGAGAATTTGATTATAAATTGAAGATAAAGGATTTCCGTGATATGATTTGATCTGATTTACGCCAAATTTTTTTAGAAGATTCTGTTCCTGAATTTTAGCTCGACAAATTAGGAAGATTCAGCTACTATTAATTAGTATTTAATGATTGATATAATAATTGTAGAAAAAATGTGAACAGGATGGGTAAATTAGAAATTATGCACACTtttggtaataaggtttcatatatggtataggaaaGAAAAAATCTCTTGATTAATCACTTCAAGGATACATCGAGCCCATTATTCAACACATTTACGCAGTCTGTTGACATCTTCTAGCCTTCAGtctccaacttttgttccatCTTTTTTAGCAAGCCGGTATCGTGCAACTCACAAGTTCCCATATCATGGAAAGGAGATGGCTCGTGAAGCAATACATTATCAAAAGTCTTAACGTCTCTCATGAAACTAGCATTGCAACCAGAACAGCAATTCTATCAATTCCCAGCTAAtgctaaccaaaaacaactcaactGAGACATCGATAATTcaggataattttttttttataaaaaagaaaGGAGATATAGAACTGTTCTTACTTAATATCAACAGAAAGACACCTATACCAAACGCCTCTAACCAATAGGGACAGCACCACGATGAAATTTGACATGCCAAACATGAAGGATAGAATGCACCAAAATGGTCTTCAACACTAGGAGAGGAAGTTACTTACCATACTGTGCTAAAACACCAAAGAAGAACCTAATGTTATCCAAATGAAGaataaaaaaatgagagaaaatgtgCATGAGCAGCAGAAAAATAGAAGCATTATACGGTTGTGACATAATTGCACGAGCATTTAGTCCAACCATCCATTCTTAAGGGGGCAAAAGAAAATGCAGCACAAGCAGACAATGCCTCTTCATTAAAGCATGAGCCTGCTACCattgaaaaatcataaaatatagtCTTTGTTTAGCAATAGCAAATAAATAGGTAATTCCATAACCTCTACAAGTTTACATACCACTGATGACAATAGAAAGCTAATATAGTATTTGTACAAGAACCTATTGGATGATGACCACAGCATTCCTAGAGATAGCTTGCCCATGTAGTTCTTGTTCAATTGAGTTACGTTTTCTTTCATCGAGGGAAACACCCCGCGTTTTCTCCCATGTACCACTACCAGAATAACATGTAAAACATGGGCTGAGAAACATTCGTTCAAGTACCAATGCACTTCTCAGAATATAAACAGCAAATTCAATCTCTGCTCCGCTTCCACGAAATCCACCAAATGTCACTTCTTTTAGTTCAGTGTGATATGTAGGAGATAAAGGAGGCCTTATGTCACTTCCGCTTCCATCCCTTGTCGTCCTCGATTGCTGAGATCACAACGAGAATGAGATCAACATATTGCTAATTTAACACAACTATGAATTTTGTATTTGAGCAAGCGGCATTTAACTGAACCAAGACTGCTTGCTAAAGCAGCACATTAATTGGACAGTAAGGATTATACTAAGTAGTTCATTATGCTGTGGATCAAGAAAATAGTTTAATGGAAATCAACTATAGTAAGCGCTTCATTCACTTACCAGTATAGTTAGACCTTTTCTAGCACACAACATGGTGTAACATCTCCTAGTTAAAATGAACAAATGATAACATATAGTTCTCTAATGTATGCAGGACCTTGAAGACTTGCACTTCGCCAACTAAACTTATGTGGCACTTTGTTATCAAATATCAGCATTAACAAGGTTTTCAGAGCAAATCAGTCATTCCAGATTATTAAAAAAATGTAGGAGAGGAAAACAAATTAGTTCAAAATAATTGCACTATCTAAAGATGATTTTTTGTTGTTGAGAAGGTAAAGTAATTTTATAGATAAACAGTTCAAAGGGTGCGCTATTACAACTGTACAATATGTCAATATCTTCAGAAGCAAAAAAGCACAAATATGCCTCTTCTAATCCTGTAGGGCTTCTAACATCTGGAACACTGATTCAGTATCTTACATGTTCCAATCTACACCATGAGCAGAACAAAATTATACAGTTAGATTTTTTATCTTCATGATAGAGTTAGCAGAGTTTTCAAAAAATCTTTTGTATCTTGCAGTCCAAGTGGTGGAATCAGGAATGTCTATCTGTAGTTGCTCAAAGTTGTATTCTTCTAGGACTGAAAGTCAAATGAtctaatgaaattaaaacaaaaagcTGTAGGGATGTAGCAATTCACAAAAGGGTTTAGCAAAGTAACTGTTATCCTTAGTCTACGTCGGGTAATACTTTTTTATTGGTGTAAACATGACTTGACTAAAGTGAAAAGGTAATATACTTATCATATTATCCTTTAATTCAGGCGGACATGCCAATGTATGGTAGGTAAGCCATTTTCAGCACTAAGTTAGCAATCTAAAATTCATGCCTTGTCTGAGTTACCATCAAGGGTATTTTTTTTAAGTAAACATGACTAGATGAATAGCATCTAAGTTTAAAAGCTTAAGTGCCTTTTTAAGGGGAAGCAGAAATTTCACTACATTAGATATCTACATCTTCATTCATTTCTCTTGGAATAAGCATATGTAATTGAGTTATTGAATCCTTCCCTAGTCATTTTATCAACAATTCATTATGTCCAAATCAGAAAAGTGAAATGATCATAGAGAGGTAACCAGCTAGGCCCAACTTATGGATTTTTAGCTTAAAAGCTATTTGGTTTTGACCAAGTATTTTACCTTTTATGCCTTATAACATCTTAAAACAAAAATATCCTTTACAAAAAAGCCCTAATTCTACTCATTTCTTCGTCTTTCTTCTTTCATCGCCCTATTCCTCCATCTCTGTCTGTCATACACGGTGCTTGTACAAATAAGGTCAAATATCCACATTTGACAGTGAGAAACCTTTCTCTGCAACTAATCAGAAAGGTTGGTAAACTATTTTATCATTCTTCACAGAAAcattaacctgccgaggcaatGATATAGCTGAGATCTTTTAGAGCAGTCCGATATGAACAATTCTAAGATGCAGGTCTCAATACAATGATAATTCCTGGCAAAAGTGTTTCAACATTATTTCCTGTTGTTCTGGTCAAGGGAAACATAAGCTGcagcttcttcttctttactaTGCTATTTTAATGATAAAGGAAGCCACATTCtataatcttaaaatatatatgttGTTAAACTGTGCACATAACATCAAATGGCAAATTGTGCCCATCCAAAATCATTTACTAATTTTTATTTGAATcacttcaaaattaaaaatctttcaGTACTCAGCTCCTCTATAGTGTTAACAGATTTAAGGAAATTTTGGTTCTTATAACAAAATAAACACTTTTTATCAAACACATCAATAACTTATTTTCAGCTTCAGCACTTTTATCTAAATGTGTAGCTGCTTAATTATAAATTGGCCCCAACgcttaaaaaagtatttttcagcACTTGGTGCTTACAAGCTATTTAAATTCAGCTAACCCAAAAGGGTTCATAATCCCCCTTGCAAAAAAGTAGTAGTAGATAATTACTATTTGGGTTAAACATCTCTATTAGTTCCTAGACGAGaaaatgatcaaaatggtccTTAATGCATTGGGGTTGCTTCATTTTTGTCCGTAATGTATGTAAAAAGGTGATAGATACGGTCCAAATTCCTAAATCTAACAAATTTTTCGAAAAGGACTGTTAAGTTTAACCATTCAACCCATGTGCAACTCACATAACTTTTAAAGGTTAACTGGTAAAACCTTCCCTGATCTAAAACCCTCCTCAAATATGCAGCCAAAAAAAGGTGTTTGAGCCAGCTTGTTGTATGCCTGTTACATCATTTGTTCTCCATAAGCTATTGATCAAAAAAGTTTTGTATGACAGTAGAATTAGCTCATCATCTTAAGGAAAACCTAAGTTTCTTTGTTTTACAGGTTTGAAGAATAGAAATTGTCCAAGATGAAAACATAACTTCATCCCACATAAATGTTTAACAGGGTAACCTTTTTTTGTTTGGTGAAACCTGGTTATACTTTCTGTCATATCTAAGCTAATGGTTTTTTTCCCGCACATTTCAGGCCGTCTGCTGATTTTTTTGCTGATGGAGAATTAAAGCTGTTGTTTTGGTGTTGGGTAGCTGGTTTGAAGTAAAGATCTTACAACAACTCATAGTGTATTTTGTAAAGCTGTGTTCAGCTACTATGTATTAGTCTTTCCAATTAACTTTACTTCATTTAATGTAATTTGAAGTGAAGATATCATTAGGTTTTTGCTTCTATAGACGTTGTTAAGCTGTTTTTATTTGCAGTAAAAAGAACTGCACTGCACTGCTCAGAAAATAGACTGCACTGCAAAAGAATTGCACTTCAAAAACTAACAACTTGAAAAACAGCACTTCAGAAACAAAAGAAATGCCCTGAGATGCACAGAAGACGTAAGGGAAAAGTgaagcactttttaaaagctCATTTTGACCAGTAGAGGTTGAAGGTTTTCCGGTTAACCTTTAAAAGTCATGTGAACAACACATGAAATGAAGGGTTAAAATTAGCAGAATCTGTTAGAATTAGGGCTTTGGACTAAAGTTGTCACCTCTTTACAAACATTAAGGATCATATCTATAAAGAGGGATATATTACGTTTCAAAATGAAACAACCCCAATAAATTAAGGACCATTTGGATCATTTTCTCGTTCCTAGACTAACTAGGAAGTGAAAGATGTTTTGTCTCATGCAAACTAAACACGCCAATAGATGACGGTCATTGGCAATAATTGTACTTTCCCCAGTATAAATTGTTTTTGATAGAAAATGCATGGTGACACATAAACACAAGGAGAATTATCAGTACATATGCATGCGGGAGAGCGGGTGCACTTATAAATTCAATAGATGTTgaagtcatcaacatataagaTCAAGCAAAGAATATATAGAATATccagaaaaagggaaaaaaaagagaTGAATATGAATAACTCACCACTACATCCAAATATTGAAGAAGAGGACAAACACCTAAGATAGGCGAAATGTTGACTATGTCAAAGTCGTGCGTGAACACAAGCACCAAGGTTAGCTCCCTAAGGTTTCTGAACATCTGTGTCTTTATTGGGAAGTATTCTATCTGAAATAAAAAATGCTTCAAGTGATCAAGGTATTCAAAAAGACAAAGATCGAAGGAATTTGAGAAGACAAGACATTATTAAATACCTGAGACTGACTAGCTTTGACTGTTAAAGATTTAACCTGAGCTGGTAAATCTCTTGCAAAATCACCAAATATGTATGGCATTGCAGTGGCTCCTTTTAAATCAATCATTACATTTTCCAACATgggaacaaaagaaaaataaaatcttaCTTTGCTAAAGAAGTTACACTCAAATGAGTGAAGATTTGCAGCCCAAAGATCAATCTCTTCCAATCCGCCACAAGCAAAGAAAACAACAGATGTTACTGTACCAGAGATCCATAGCTTATAAGGAAGTTTGCAATAGCATAGCTCTAACAGATTAAGATTCAAACAAGAGGAAAAAATACGCTCAAGTTGGTCGCTTTCTAACAGAACACCCAGCAAAGTAAGGGTCCTGAGGGATTTAAGACGAACTCCTATACTTGATTGGACAACACAATGGTacaaaagcaaatgtttcaatgAGGATGCTTGAGATAGAAGCTCAAGGGAAAATTTAAACAACTTGTCCGAATTACGGATAGGGTTGGAATTGTGGATGGGATAATTAATACCACAATCAAAAGAAAGATATAGTCTTTCAACACCTAATCTTGAAATAGAATGCATCCATTGGTCAAATTCACTAGAAAACTGTCTCCCAAAGCAAAAAGTCATCTTAACATGAGTCACTTTACGACCCGTATAAAGTTGTAATAACTGATTTACTCCTTTCAAGAATTTTTGTTGATAGTAAGGGCAACATGTATGGTTGTAAGGTTTAATCCCAAACATGTCAAGGCATCTAAATTGTAATGTAGGCATAGAGGCAAAGCGATATTTCCACCTTCTAGATAAAATGCTCGTCCTAGCAGCATCTACTACTGTCAAATGTGCAAGAATGGAAGACAAAACATCATCTGGTAGCTGACTGAAGTAATCCTCCTTTGCATCATGAACCTAATTGCATTACAGGTGGCAACACGgatttttaaagagaaaatgTATAAAAAGTTACGTTAttccaacaacaaaaaaaaactacaaaaaagaTGCCCTTCCCGCGCTTATGAGATAAACATTACTACTAGTAtatttgattattggacccatgTTATGTAGCAAAATGTGGACTCGTGCGTAAATAACACGCTTTTGGCTCCTCAATTAGAACCTCTACTCTTTAATTTTTTGCCAAGTTTGGGTTTaatctttgtttttgttttctgaatTAGCTTCAAACATGAAGAGGATAACCGATAATCTAATTCAGTACTCCAAAAAAACCGACATTGTCAATTTATCTTAAATCACTTTTAAAAAAGAAAGGGAGTCGTGGAGCAACATTAAAGTTGTCTGCTAGGTCGAGGCTTGCAAAAGGGGAGGCTGCTTACATCACACTCCTTGAGGTGCGGTCCTTCCCCGTACCCTGCGTGAATGCGGCATGCACTGGAATGCCCTCTCACTTTTAAAAAAATCCATGAGTAACTAGATTCAAAGATTTCTTTTCCCCTGGAGATCACCATGACTCTGTTTTATAATTTTGCCAATTTGCTTTCGTAAGACaccatcaaaaataaaaaaataaaaacagatTTTGCACATACCTCTGCTaaagctttttctttttctacGTAATCAGGTCCCAAATACTTTTTGATTAATCGACCTGCTCTTGACCAGAATAGAACTTTACTTCTCGGTCTTTTACCCAAAAACCCGTAATAATTCATCCAAAGAGCAATTCCACCCAATGTAAGCAACGGCAAAATTATTCGTCCTAACAAAAGGAAAAGGGAACAAAAAATTTGCAATAAAACACAAAAGGAACGACTTTCATTATCACAATTCAACTAGTTAAGAGGAAGAGAATGTTTACCGGGAAAATCTCTATCAGCAAGCGCCATATCTATAGAATATGTATGTATAATTCTGCTGCTAATATTTAACCGAGAGAGAAAGCACTCCAACTTGGGGCAGCAGACGGGTTTTTTATGTGCCGACTGCCTCGGCTTTTGTTTAAAAAAAGGGATAATTTAAAAATAGGGTGAAAGTCTTTAAAATCAAgctatgttataaaataaagactataaagtaaagacaagtatagagagaaactgatatattattcgaatttaaactgatgtacataatgaactgaaatctcttctatttatagaagaaagtaAGTTATTGTGTAAGCTGTTacatatagataatcttctactaagagcaatgtttatccataacggagtactgaaaggataaacttattatacccgatatggataatcttctaatgggggtaatgtttattca of the Nicotiana tabacum cultivar K326 chromosome 7, ASM71507v2, whole genome shotgun sequence genome contains:
- the LOC107790082 gene encoding F-box/FBD/LRR-repeat protein At5g56420-like isoform X1 translates to MALADRDFPGRIILPLLTLGGIALWMNYYGFLGKRPRSKVLFWSRAGRLIKKYLGPDYVEKEKALAEVHDAKEDYFSQLPDDVLSSILAHLTVVDAARTSILSRRWKYRFASMPTLQFRCLDMFGIKPYNHTCCPYYQQKFLKGVNQLLQLYTGRKVTHVKMTFCFGRQFSSEFDQWMHSISRLGVERLYLSFDCGINYPIHNSNPIRNSDKLFKFSLELLSQASSLKHLLLYHCVVQSSIGVRLKSLRTLTLLGVLLESDQLERIFSSCLNLNLLELCYCKLPYKLWISGTVTSVVFFACGGLEEIDLWAANLHSFECNFFSKVRFYFSFVPMLENVMIDLKGATAMPYIFGDFARDLPAQVKSLTVKASQSQIEYFPIKTQMFRNLRELTLVLVFTHDFDIVNISPILGVCPLLQYLDVVQSRTTRDGSGSDIRPPLSPTYHTELKEVTFGGFRGSGAEIEFAVYILRSALVLERMFLSPCFTCYSGSGTWEKTRGVSLDERKRNSIEQELHGQAISRNAVVIIQ
- the LOC107790082 gene encoding F-box/FBD/LRR-repeat protein At5g56420-like isoform X2, which produces MVISRGKEIFESSYSWIFLKVRGHSSACRIHAGYGEGPHLKECDVHDAKEDYFSQLPDDVLSSILAHLTVVDAARTSILSRRWKYRFASMPTLQFRCLDMFGIKPYNHTCCPYYQQKFLKGVNQLLQLYTGRKVTHVKMTFCFGRQFSSEFDQWMHSISRLGVERLYLSFDCGINYPIHNSNPIRNSDKLFKFSLELLSQASSLKHLLLYHCVVQSSIGVRLKSLRTLTLLGVLLESDQLERIFSSCLNLNLLELCYCKLPYKLWISGTVTSVVFFACGGLEEIDLWAANLHSFECNFFSKVRFYFSFVPMLENVMIDLKGATAMPYIFGDFARDLPAQVKSLTVKASQSQIEYFPIKTQMFRNLRELTLVLVFTHDFDIVNISPILGVCPLLQYLDVVQSRTTRDGSGSDIRPPLSPTYHTELKEVTFGGFRGSGAEIEFAVYILRSALVLERMFLSPCFTCYSGSGTWEKTRGVSLDERKRNSIEQELHGQAISRNAVVIIQ